From one Actinomycetes bacterium genomic stretch:
- a CDS encoding zinc ABC transporter substrate-binding protein — MIKSDSHSNSQFRVRVGLVALLGVAALLGAACASDDESADSGQSSDGMPTVLVTTSILGDVVSNLLGDAATVETLMPMGADPHEFQASAQQVEAMVSADVLVTNGAGFEEGLEQNIEAAEGDGTPVCVAIDSVDTIEYADSGHSDDKSHSDDEGHSDDDGHSDDDGHSDDDGHSDDDGHSDDDGHSDDDGHSDDEDHSHDHSGDDPHFFTDPARMAAAAEGIADCIIDAVPALDTEEVQTSVDAYVAELEALDAEVEEVLAGIPEERKVLVTNHEVFGYFADRYGFEVAGAVIPSLSTQSEASAADLAELAELLETEGVPAVFADTSSPNQLAEALASEAGGVQVVELFSESLGPDGGETYVVMVRSNAERIAEALA; from the coding sequence ATGATCAAGAGCGATTCTCATTCTAACTCCCAGTTTCGGGTCCGCGTCGGGTTGGTCGCCCTTCTCGGTGTTGCCGCCTTGCTTGGCGCCGCATGCGCCAGTGACGACGAGTCAGCGGACTCCGGCCAGTCCTCTGACGGGATGCCGACCGTCCTGGTGACCACCAGCATCCTCGGCGACGTCGTCTCCAACCTCCTCGGCGACGCTGCCACGGTCGAGACGCTCATGCCGATGGGGGCGGACCCCCACGAGTTCCAGGCATCGGCACAACAGGTCGAAGCGATGGTCTCGGCCGACGTCCTCGTCACCAACGGTGCAGGCTTCGAAGAGGGCCTCGAACAGAACATCGAGGCGGCCGAGGGCGACGGCACCCCCGTATGCGTCGCCATCGATTCGGTGGACACGATCGAGTACGCCGACAGCGGCCACTCCGACGACAAGAGCCACTCCGACGACGAGGGCCACTCCGACGACGACGGCCACTCCGACGACGACGGCCACTCCGACGACGACGGCCACTCCGACGACGACGGCCACTCCGACGACGACGGCCACTCCGACGACGACGGCCACTCCGACGACGAGGATCACTCCCACGACCACTCCGGAGATGACCCCCACTTCTTCACCGACCCGGCCCGCATGGCCGCGGCGGCCGAGGGCATCGCCGATTGCATCATCGACGCGGTCCCGGCGCTGGACACCGAAGAGGTACAGACCTCGGTTGACGCCTACGTCGCCGAGCTGGAAGCGCTGGACGCCGAAGTGGAGGAAGTCCTGGCCGGGATCCCCGAAGAGCGCAAGGTCCTCGTCACCAACCACGAGGTGTTCGGCTACTTCGCCGACCGCTACGGGTTCGAGGTGGCCGGCGCAGTGATTCCCTCGCTGTCGACCCAGTCCGAGGCAAGCGCCGCCGACCTGGCAGAACTGGCCGAGCTGCTCGAGACCGAAGGCGTTCCCGCAGTGTTCGCCGACACCTCCTCACCCAATCAGCTCGCAGAGGCGCTCGCCTCCGAAGCCGGCGGGGTGCAGGTA
- a CDS encoding metal ABC transporter ATP-binding protein, with protein sequence MNEPAIKADRVTVAYGPVTALDSVDVSIPRGTVTAVIGPNGSGKSTFLRASARLVTPTRGKIHVPALDSPGGVALVLQSTDLEAGLPLSVGEAVRMARYQRLGLAGRFKAADRQLVEAAIDRLELGLLVNRQLSELSGGQRQRVLVAQGLAQESDLLLLDEPLTGLDIASRDRIWSIVADERAARRTVVVSTHDLDDARRCDLVMLVATKLVAFGTPKEVLDTEVLREAYGNRLVRVDGGSVLLDDPHHDHDH encoded by the coding sequence ATGAACGAACCAGCAATCAAAGCCGACCGGGTGACGGTTGCCTACGGGCCCGTCACTGCCCTCGACTCGGTGGATGTGTCGATCCCCCGGGGAACCGTCACCGCGGTCATCGGCCCGAACGGATCGGGCAAGTCAACCTTCCTGCGCGCGTCCGCACGTCTCGTGACGCCGACGCGGGGGAAGATCCACGTCCCGGCGCTGGACTCCCCCGGTGGGGTGGCGCTCGTCTTGCAGAGCACCGATCTCGAGGCGGGACTGCCGCTGAGCGTCGGTGAGGCGGTGAGGATGGCCCGCTACCAGCGCCTTGGCTTGGCAGGCAGGTTCAAGGCCGCGGACAGACAGCTGGTGGAAGCCGCCATCGATCGCCTGGAGCTGGGGCTACTCGTCAACAGGCAGCTCAGCGAGCTGTCCGGTGGTCAACGCCAACGTGTGCTGGTTGCCCAGGGGCTCGCCCAGGAATCGGATCTGCTGCTGTTGGATGAGCCGCTCACCGGACTCGACATCGCATCACGGGACCGGATCTGGTCGATCGTGGCAGACGAGCGGGCCGCGCGCAGGACTGTCGTCGTGTCCACGCATGACCTCGATGACGCCCGCCGGTGCGACCTGGTGATGCTGGTGGCGACCAAGCTCGTCGCCTTCGGCACGCCGAAGGAGGTACTCGACACCGAGGTACTCCGCGAGGCCTACGGCAACAGGCTGGTCAGGGTCGACGGCGGATCGGTGCTCCTCGACGATCCCCACCACGACCACGATCACTGA
- a CDS encoding transcriptional repressor: MSSEELHELVAARLRRAGQRYTTKRRSLVEILAGSDQPVTIHQVLETEPSMPQSSAYRNMAILEQAEAVNRIVTSDDFARFELSQELTEHHHHLICTACGQVTDFTLPPSFEDDLTKRLDRASKQQGFVAEDHRLDVIGTCARCHAP, encoded by the coding sequence ATGTCCTCCGAGGAGCTGCACGAGCTCGTCGCCGCACGCCTGCGACGAGCCGGCCAGCGCTACACAACCAAGCGGCGGTCGCTGGTCGAGATCCTCGCAGGGTCAGATCAGCCGGTCACGATCCACCAGGTGCTCGAGACCGAGCCGTCGATGCCCCAGAGTTCCGCCTACAGGAACATGGCGATTCTCGAGCAGGCCGAGGCAGTCAACCGGATCGTCACCTCCGATGACTTCGCCCGCTTCGAGCTTTCCCAGGAGCTGACCGAGCACCATCACCACCTGATCTGTACGGCCTGTGGCCAGGTGACGGACTTCACCCTGCCTCCTTCCTTCGAGGACGACCTGACGAAGCGCCTCGATCGCGCATCGAAGCAACAGGGCTTCGTGGCGGAGGACCACCGACTCGACGTGATAGGTACCTGCGCACGCTGCCACGCCCCTTAG